A genome region from Nitrospira sp. includes the following:
- a CDS encoding polysaccharide biosynthesis/export family protein has product MNGTALFSTIVLVGSLGSIAHATQFEQAPKLTLVAGPSQGTNPASVRHGGEGAEKSSLTVTPDYIMGPEDVLEITVWKNADLSKQVQVRPDGRISLPLIGDVSAVGRTAGQLTDEISARLKSYMENPTVSILVREVNSYQIYVLGEVNAPGKYPLKSKTTLLQAITIAHGFTQVAARNKIVVFRFGKDGEGLNKIKASYDDIVLRDGSDQNIELKPGDQIVVPSETMVVLPSR; this is encoded by the coding sequence ATGAATGGTACGGCGTTATTTAGCACTATTGTTCTTGTGGGGAGCTTGGGAAGTATCGCGCATGCTACCCAATTTGAGCAGGCACCAAAATTGACCTTGGTGGCAGGCCCATCCCAGGGGACAAACCCTGCCAGTGTACGGCATGGAGGCGAAGGGGCAGAAAAATCATCCCTTACGGTGACTCCAGATTACATTATGGGGCCTGAAGACGTCTTGGAAATTACGGTGTGGAAGAACGCGGATCTTTCTAAGCAAGTTCAGGTTCGTCCGGATGGTCGGATTTCGCTCCCCCTTATCGGTGATGTGTCGGCAGTGGGGCGGACAGCGGGACAATTAACTGACGAGATCTCCGCACGGCTCAAATCCTATATGGAGAACCCGACGGTTTCGATCCTAGTCCGAGAGGTCAATAGTTATCAAATTTACGTGTTGGGAGAGGTGAATGCTCCCGGTAAGTATCCTCTGAAAAGTAAGACCACACTGCTGCAAGCAATCACGATTGCTCATGGCTTTACACAGGTGGCTGCTCGCAACAAAATTGTGGTATTTCGGTTCGGAAAAGATGGTGAGGGATTGAACAAGATTAAGGCGAGTTATGACGACATCGTGCTGAGAGATGGCTCAGATCAAAACATAGAGTTAAAACCGGGAGATCAGATCGTTGTGCCCTCTGAAACAATGGTTGTATTACCGTCAAGGTGA
- a CDS encoding polysaccharide biosynthesis/export family protein has translation MKTFGCRWLRGGVCIAVSFLLTLPGCWIGNEQIDFNVTYIPPNEFLLGPEDVLVVNVWRNQELSREVIIRPDGKISMPLIGDVQAAGMTSNVLAKRIADGLAEFMSNPTVSVQVKEVNSYYVYVLGEVSKPGKVPLKSYATVLQGISLAGGFTTFASRNKIHVLRVVPNGQGQPKQVQIPVPYEDIIQGKNSEGNFFLKAGDVIVVP, from the coding sequence TTGAAAACTTTCGGTTGCAGATGGTTACGAGGGGGGGTATGTATTGCTGTCAGCTTTCTTCTCACTCTCCCGGGGTGCTGGATCGGGAATGAGCAGATAGACTTCAATGTCACGTATATTCCTCCGAATGAATTTTTGCTGGGGCCTGAGGATGTTCTGGTCGTGAACGTTTGGCGGAATCAGGAGCTTTCACGAGAAGTCATCATTCGGCCTGATGGGAAGATTTCAATGCCGCTGATCGGTGATGTTCAGGCAGCGGGAATGACGTCGAATGTACTGGCCAAGCGAATTGCGGATGGCTTGGCTGAGTTCATGTCGAATCCAACCGTCTCGGTGCAAGTGAAGGAAGTAAATAGTTACTATGTGTATGTTCTTGGTGAAGTGTCAAAACCTGGGAAGGTGCCGTTGAAGTCTTATGCGACAGTGTTGCAAGGGATCTCGCTTGCCGGAGGCTTCACAACATTTGCGTCGAGAAACAAGATCCATGTGCTGAGAGTTGTTCCAAATGGCCAAGGGCAACCGAAGCAGGTTCAGATTCCCGTTCCCTATGAAGATATTATTCAGGGTAAAAACTCGGAGGGAAACTTCTTCCTCAAGGCTGGTGATGTCATTGTTGTGCCGTAG